In a single window of the Olivibacter sp. SDN3 genome:
- a CDS encoding RNA polymerase sigma-70 factor, whose amino-acid sequence MMTNVINLGESVVFEEVYKLYYPSLRFFAAKYVGDEESEDIIENLFFRLWTQKKTFMNVSHMQASLYQSTKNACLDFIKMSGRKHRNLDFINLQSSTIENDHLHDIIRSEVVSEIYRAINNLPLQCRKVIHLEFIDGLNNEEIAKELALSIQTVKNHKVRALKILRQQLSGNGIALALVVHILCR is encoded by the coding sequence ATGATGACCAACGTTATAAACTTAGGAGAAAGTGTCGTATTTGAGGAGGTTTATAAGCTATATTACCCTTCACTTCGATTCTTCGCCGCCAAGTATGTAGGAGATGAAGAAAGTGAAGATATTATCGAGAACTTATTCTTTCGTTTATGGACGCAAAAGAAAACATTTATGAATGTCTCGCACATGCAGGCTTCTCTATACCAATCTACTAAAAATGCTTGTCTGGATTTCATAAAAATGTCGGGTAGGAAACACCGTAATCTTGACTTCATCAATCTGCAGAGTAGTACGATAGAAAACGACCATTTACATGATATCATCCGTTCAGAAGTGGTATCAGAAATTTATAGAGCAATTAACAATCTCCCGCTACAATGTCGCAAGGTAATCCATTTAGAGTTTATAGACGGTTTAAACAATGAAGAAATAGCCAAGGAACTGGCGCTATCCATCCAAACTGTCAAAAATCACAAGGTACGGGCCTTAAAAATACTGAGACAACAGCTTTCTGGAAACGGCATTGCTCTAGCGCTAGTTGTGCATATATTATGTCGTTAA
- a CDS encoding FecR family protein, which yields MAYDSFHEIERMIYLLSKRLQQQLSAEEELEIQRWKAESAKNKSLFHELEHEQSVHRLVEKMQKYDVESSVSRLKHRMEAYRTKRKWSRYVLAASVMLIIGVGLFLISHDNIFYSKSVTDIPPGQHSAQLLLQDGSVVALDSMRIGETTNKAGMVITKAADGKVSCDYSKATPQVAHPAYHTICTPLGGEYQITLPDGSTVWLNANSSLKFPSQFQTGERYVELAGEGYFEITKDSNKPFIVSTNKQTIEVLGTKFNVFAYNDEVLMRTTLVEGSISVQTSADHQILKPGQEARSSRHSEHLSVVPGDIQEATAWKNGYFLFNEENIETIMQKVSRWYDVEVVYEGNVKDSLFGGTFSKNKSLQQLLKSLASTGQIRYKLTGRRVTIMSE from the coding sequence ATGGCATACGATTCTTTTCACGAGATAGAACGGATGATATACTTATTATCCAAAAGATTGCAGCAACAGCTTTCAGCAGAAGAAGAGCTGGAGATCCAGCGATGGAAGGCCGAGTCTGCAAAAAACAAATCTCTTTTTCATGAACTGGAACATGAACAGTCCGTCCACCGCTTAGTAGAAAAAATGCAAAAATATGATGTGGAAAGTTCTGTTAGTCGACTTAAACATCGTATGGAGGCTTATCGTACCAAACGGAAGTGGTCCCGGTATGTGCTAGCTGCATCTGTCATGTTAATAATAGGTGTAGGTTTATTTTTGATATCGCACGACAATATTTTTTACTCCAAATCGGTAACAGACATACCCCCAGGTCAACATAGCGCCCAATTGCTTTTGCAAGACGGCTCTGTAGTGGCATTGGATAGCATGCGCATAGGTGAAACAACCAATAAAGCGGGCATGGTCATAACCAAGGCAGCCGATGGCAAGGTTAGCTGCGATTACAGCAAAGCCACACCTCAAGTTGCACATCCTGCCTATCATACCATCTGCACTCCACTTGGAGGAGAATATCAGATTACGCTGCCCGATGGTTCGACAGTATGGTTAAATGCAAACTCCTCTCTTAAATTTCCTTCACAATTTCAAACAGGAGAACGTTATGTAGAGTTAGCCGGAGAGGGTTATTTTGAAATAACAAAGGATAGCAACAAACCTTTTATAGTTTCCACTAACAAACAGACCATCGAAGTTTTAGGCACAAAATTCAATGTATTTGCCTACAATGATGAGGTACTCATGCGAACAACGTTGGTTGAAGGCTCTATCAGCGTTCAGACAAGTGCAGACCATCAGATTTTGAAGCCTGGCCAGGAAGCGAGAAGCTCCCGGCATTCAGAACATCTATCCGTTGTTCCTGGGGATATTCAAGAAGCCACAGCTTGGAAAAATGGTTATTTTCTCTTCAACGAAGAAAACATAGAAACCATTATGCAAAAAGTAAGTAGATGGTATGACGTGGAAGTGGTTTATGAAGGTAATGTTAAAGATAGCCTGTTTGGTGGCACCTTTTCAAAGAATAAAAGTCTTCAGCAACTCTTAAAAAGTCTAGCATCAACCGGACAAATTCGTTACAAATTAACAGGAAGGAGGGTAACAATCATGTCTGAGTAA
- a CDS encoding GMC family oxidoreductase: MRQFEIQEQEQLYDAIVVGSGAGGGMAGYVLAKAGLKVLMLEAGPFFDPAKDALQLRWPWESPRRGASTIRPFGDFDAAYGGWELDGEPYTTAQGTEFTWFRARMLGGRTNHWGRISLRMGPDDFKPKDGVTDEWPITYEEVKPYYDKVDRFIGIYGTVEGIRNEPDGIFLKPPKPRLNELFIKRGAKKAGVTVIPGRGSVLTEALPGMEGRGTCFFCGQCGRGCKVYGDFSSSSCLVIPAMKTKNLTVVDNAMVREVLTNDEGLATGVSYVNTVDFQEYTVKAKMVILGASACESARLMLNSKSKTHPSGIGNSSGLVGRYLHDSTGSSMSGFIPELMERKRYNEDGVGSVHIYSPWWLDNKKLDFPRGYHIEYGGGLHMPAYGFLDWVPAVNGMVPAKDGSKKEQGGYGVSLKNDYRRFYGANVGMAGRGTALAHKNNYCEIDPDRVDKYGIPVLRFHYKWAREEVAQAKHMQETFKSIMHEMGAIVTSPEQGADTSYGLETPGKIIHEGGTTRMGNDPNTSVVNKWCQAHDCKNLFVVDAAPFVQQGDKNLTWTILALSMRTAEYILDQRNKLNV, encoded by the coding sequence ATGAGACAGTTTGAAATACAGGAGCAGGAGCAGCTTTATGATGCGATTGTTGTAGGTTCAGGTGCCGGGGGCGGCATGGCGGGTTATGTGCTCGCAAAAGCAGGGCTCAAAGTGTTAATGCTCGAGGCAGGTCCTTTTTTTGACCCTGCAAAGGATGCTTTACAATTGAGATGGCCTTGGGAATCACCAAGGCGTGGAGCGTCGACAATACGACCTTTTGGCGATTTTGATGCCGCTTATGGTGGGTGGGAGTTGGATGGTGAACCTTATACCACTGCGCAAGGTACCGAATTCACTTGGTTTCGAGCTCGCATGTTGGGAGGTAGAACGAACCATTGGGGACGTATCTCGCTTCGGATGGGACCGGATGATTTTAAGCCTAAAGATGGAGTGACTGACGAATGGCCCATTACGTACGAAGAGGTAAAACCTTATTACGATAAGGTAGACCGCTTCATCGGTATATATGGTACAGTGGAAGGAATTCGTAATGAACCCGATGGCATTTTCCTAAAGCCACCAAAACCTAGGCTTAATGAGTTGTTTATAAAACGCGGAGCAAAAAAGGCAGGCGTTACTGTTATTCCTGGACGAGGTTCCGTTTTGACCGAAGCGCTGCCGGGCATGGAAGGGAGGGGTACTTGCTTTTTTTGTGGTCAGTGTGGTAGGGGATGTAAGGTATATGGAGATTTTTCTTCTTCTTCTTGTTTGGTTATTCCAGCAATGAAGACGAAGAATTTGACGGTAGTAGATAATGCCATGGTACGAGAAGTGTTAACGAATGATGAAGGTCTTGCTACTGGGGTTTCTTATGTTAATACTGTTGATTTTCAGGAGTATACTGTTAAAGCTAAGATGGTGATACTCGGCGCAAGTGCTTGTGAATCTGCTAGGTTAATGCTTAATTCTAAGTCTAAAACACATCCAAGTGGCATAGGAAATAGTAGTGGTTTAGTGGGGAGATATCTCCATGATTCTACAGGATCTAGTATGTCTGGTTTTATTCCTGAACTTATGGAAAGAAAACGTTACAATGAGGACGGAGTGGGCAGTGTGCATATTTATTCTCCCTGGTGGCTGGATAATAAAAAGCTTGATTTTCCACGAGGTTATCATATTGAATATGGCGGTGGTTTACATATGCCCGCTTATGGTTTTCTAGATTGGGTGCCTGCGGTTAATGGTATGGTGCCTGCAAAAGATGGTTCCAAAAAAGAGCAGGGAGGGTATGGCGTTTCATTGAAGAATGATTATAGACGTTTTTATGGAGCGAATGTAGGGATGGCGGGGAGGGGTACCGCACTGGCGCATAAGAATAATTACTGTGAAATAGATCCGGATAGGGTGGATAAATATGGGATTCCGGTACTTCGTTTCCATTATAAATGGGCAAGGGAGGAGGTCGCACAAGCCAAACATATGCAGGAAACTTTTAAATCTATTATGCACGAAATGGGGGCCATTGTTACTTCGCCTGAGCAGGGGGCCGATACGTCTTATGGATTGGAGACCCCGGGAAAGATTATACATGAGGGTGGAACAACAAGAATGGGAAATGATCCAAATACATCGGTAGTCAATAAATGGTGTCAGGCGCACGATTGTAAAAATCTATTCGTAGTAGATGCGGCGCCATTTGTACAACAAGGAGATAAAAATCTAACTTGGACTATTTTGGCTTTATCGATGCGTACAGCGGAATATATTTTAGACCAGCGAAATAAACTAAACGTATAA
- a CDS encoding gluconate 2-dehydrogenase subunit 3 family protein, whose translation MNRRESLKALGLTTVGTGLLLESCKQGDSKKQTLTENAEKQKLPGVQDFEHARNNRLNSERFFDDHEMATISILSDIIIPKDEFSESASTTGVPDFIEFMVKDIPAYKIPMRGGLKWLDIQCLKRYNHVFIECDAKEQLEMLDEIAYPNKAEPAMQQGVTFFSLIRNLTASGFFTSEIGVKDIGYVGNKPEFWDGVPPDVLKQYGFTGED comes from the coding sequence ATGAATAGAAGGGAATCTCTAAAAGCATTAGGTCTGACCACAGTTGGTACAGGCTTACTGCTGGAATCGTGTAAACAGGGCGATTCAAAAAAACAAACGCTCACTGAAAATGCTGAAAAGCAAAAGCTGCCCGGCGTACAGGATTTTGAGCATGCAAGGAATAATCGGTTAAATAGTGAACGTTTCTTTGATGATCACGAAATGGCGACAATCAGCATTTTGTCAGATATTATTATTCCTAAAGATGAATTTTCCGAGAGTGCTTCTACGACAGGTGTGCCTGATTTTATTGAGTTCATGGTAAAAGATATACCAGCTTATAAAATACCTATGCGTGGAGGATTAAAATGGTTAGATATACAGTGCTTAAAAAGATATAATCACGTTTTTATCGAGTGCGATGCAAAGGAACAATTGGAAATGTTGGATGAAATTGCTTATCCTAATAAGGCCGAACCGGCAATGCAACAGGGGGTGACTTTTTTTAGTCTGATACGTAATCTAACAGCTTCTGGCTTCTTCACCAGTGAAATTGGAGTAAAAGACATTGGTTATGTAGGGAATAAACCTGAGTTCTGGGATGGGGTTCCTCCCGATGTGTTGAAACAATATGGTTTTACTGGAGAAGACTGA
- a CDS encoding PA2169 family four-helix-bundle protein yields METREKIADVLNDLIKINNDRIKGYQTAVEDTSWSDVDLKALFEFYVAQTKKFNRELSEAVAKYAGELPDKGTTTTGKLHRIWIDLKTTITGKDRQSILQECERGEDASKKAYNDALGEAIDFPTEVQQLIRNQADEQLQGHDKIRDLRDNES; encoded by the coding sequence ATGGAAACAAGAGAGAAAATTGCAGATGTATTAAATGATTTAATAAAAATCAACAATGATCGGATCAAAGGTTACCAAACCGCAGTAGAAGATACTTCCTGGAGCGACGTTGATTTGAAAGCATTATTTGAGTTTTATGTAGCACAAACTAAAAAATTTAATAGAGAGCTCTCAGAAGCTGTTGCTAAGTATGCAGGTGAATTGCCGGATAAAGGAACGACGACGACGGGGAAATTGCACCGTATTTGGATCGATCTTAAGACAACTATTACAGGGAAAGACCGGCAATCTATTTTACAGGAATGCGAAAGAGGAGAAGATGCCAGTAAAAAAGCATATAACGATGCATTAGGCGAGGCGATAGATTTTCCAACAGAGGTGCAGCAGTTAATTAGAAATCAGGCTGACGAGCAACTGCAAGGTCATGATAAAATTCGGGATTTACGAGATAATGAATCATGA
- a CDS encoding S9 family peptidase: MKKTALSIFLGFIFTMLYGQEGLYDEDQIPPYSLPDILKRSNGQTVHSVAEWERWGRPETQMLFEKNVYGKTLGEDLFTYEVTSEDTQAIHGTAIRKEVTIYLSSDKSKKIALLIYLPKRNKPVPVFLGLNFIGNQAIYPDTGITISKQWTAFGGKPGFTESGYATEESRGVRSSRWPVELILSKGYGLATAYYGDVELDKPTIDQSEESFHKWFFEQTGKKKEADSWGAIGVWAWELSKALDYLFEDATIDAQRVAVIGHSRLGKAALWAAAQDKRFAMAIANNSGEGGAAITRRRFGETIERINKSFPHWFCDNFKQFNGNEDNLPVDFHQLLGLVAPRPLYVASASDDLWADPLGEYLSLYHAGPVYQLYGQETLSEADPPPVGKAVTKGNLGYHIRPGKHDITVYDWTKFLDFADKHL, from the coding sequence ATGAAGAAAACAGCTCTATCGATATTTCTCGGTTTTATATTTACCATGTTATACGGGCAAGAGGGGCTTTATGATGAAGACCAGATTCCACCGTATTCGCTTCCTGATATTTTAAAAAGGAGCAATGGGCAAACTGTTCATTCAGTGGCTGAATGGGAGCGATGGGGGCGTCCAGAGACCCAGATGCTTTTTGAGAAAAATGTTTATGGTAAGACCTTAGGTGAAGATCTTTTTACTTATGAAGTCACTTCTGAAGACACGCAGGCAATACACGGAACAGCTATAAGAAAAGAAGTGACTATCTATTTATCGTCCGATAAATCAAAAAAAATAGCCTTATTGATTTATCTGCCTAAAAGGAATAAACCCGTTCCGGTATTTCTTGGATTAAACTTTATTGGCAATCAAGCTATTTACCCAGATACCGGAATAACCATTTCTAAGCAATGGACAGCTTTTGGTGGAAAACCAGGATTCACGGAATCAGGTTATGCCACAGAAGAGAGCAGGGGCGTGCGATCGTCTCGATGGCCGGTAGAATTAATTCTTTCTAAAGGTTATGGTTTGGCAACAGCGTATTATGGTGATGTGGAGCTAGATAAACCAACTATTGATCAGTCAGAAGAAAGTTTTCATAAATGGTTTTTTGAACAAACAGGAAAGAAAAAAGAGGCCGACAGCTGGGGAGCTATTGGCGTGTGGGCTTGGGAGCTCAGCAAAGCATTGGATTACCTTTTTGAGGATGCCACAATAGATGCTCAACGTGTTGCCGTAATTGGCCACTCGCGTTTAGGTAAAGCAGCACTATGGGCGGCTGCTCAGGATAAGCGTTTTGCCATGGCCATTGCAAATAACTCTGGTGAAGGTGGTGCTGCTATTACGCGACGACGGTTTGGCGAAACGATTGAAAGAATAAATAAATCCTTCCCTCATTGGTTTTGCGATAATTTTAAACAATTCAATGGTAATGAAGACAATTTGCCAGTTGATTTCCATCAGTTGCTAGGACTCGTAGCACCCAGACCGTTATATGTAGCGAGTGCATCAGACGATTTGTGGGCGGACCCATTGGGAGAATATTTATCTCTTTACCATGCAGGGCCTGTTTATCAGTTGTATGGGCAGGAAACACTGAGTGAAGCAGACCCTCCGCCAGTTGGAAAAGCTGTTACGAAAGGTAATTTGGGGTACCATATTCGACCCGGTAAACATGATATCACGGTTTACGATTGGACGAAATTTTTAGATTTTGCAGATAAGCATTTGTAG